The following DNA comes from Castanea sativa cultivar Marrone di Chiusa Pesio chromosome 10, ASM4071231v1.
AAGTGGAAGGAGCATGGAGGCGAGGAATTCTGGGGCCAGGTAATTACGGCAAGGGAGGCACTGTTGCTAAGAAGGCATGTCAATCCTAAAACTGAAGAATCTCTCTTAGAGGTAAGTTCATGCATATTTGGCGTTTCTCCCGAAGTTTTTGCTTTTATCTCACATTATTTATGCCTTGAGTTGAATTAATGTCGGCAATATAATGCCTTAATTTTTCTCCGAATTACTAATGAAACTAACATCCACTCTAAGATTTCATCAATTAATGCATTGTGATCGAACTGGTTCAAATCTAGCACCCCATCCATCTTGCCACCTCATGCCCTGCTAATAACTTGGTGAGGGCATTTAAATGGGacttatatttgtaaaatatttgcacTGCATATATAATTCTCGTGGTAATTGCATTAGGCCAAGATGAACACCAAGGTTTTAAGGTGGAAAAACTAGTTGATACGTTGCTATCTTTTTTTGTATATGTTGCTAtctgttaggagaataatattATTTGCCTTGCTCGAAAGAGAATCTTGCGATGGAGTCATGAAACATTTAACCTGGGCAACAAATGATGGTGAACATTTTAATTGTCATGTTAATGACATATTCAATTCAAACAGACTCATTTTAACAGTGTGACGTATGAGTAATCAATTCAAACACTCATTTTGTGGATTGCTATTTCTCAATCCCAGCTTATGCACTTAATTCTCTCACAATCTCAAATCccatctctcactctctctacttTAAGGGGGAACATTTGCTAATGTCGATACAACTGGCTCAAACTCCTGACCTCTTATAAGGTCTTTGCATAGCCTCCAAATACTGACATTTTTTAGAACGCCCAATATCATTTACTACATAGTGTGGTTCATCTCATTTTTAGTGTCATATAGACTTGAGTATGAGAGTCTTTAGTTGGTTTAGCtatgtttcatttttcttgtgaaAGGAGATATGCTGTgattttttctcaatttatgAAGCAACCAATCCCTCACCTTCCCTaacatctagtgtgaaaaaataaagcCAGAAAGGAGGAAAGTATTAAGATGTTACATCAcatcatttcaaattttcaatgtcCCACATCCTTGGTCAAGTTTTTCAAAgcatattttgtttattattctAATTGTTTTGTTGCTTGGTCAACGGCACATTAACCTGTATGGGTAATAGGAGATATAAAGATCGAAAGTAGAAGTAAATGGATCTCAGCATGTGAATATTTTAGCTTTCAAGAAAAAGGTCCATAATGAAGAATTTTTATGAGTCTACTTGTTGCAAATGAAATTATATTACTCATCAATTGTACACAATGATGATGGTCTGAACTTGCAGAAGAAGTTCAAGATGCATCCCTCTATGTACGAGGATAGTACCGCTCCTAGTCACCAGTCTACAGAGAGGTTAAGATGCAGTGAAAGGCTTCCTACTTTGGCAAAATGTCGTTCATGCTGTTGTTGTGATTCAGGTTCAGCCACTCAAAGTAAATTTAGCACTCATAAAATAGAGTTGGATAATGGCCTCAAGGAACAAGAACATGTTACTGTTGGTCTACCAGGTACAAGTGCAATAGATGGCTCACCTGAGGATCATCCCCATGAAAAGGAAGTTTCTCAGGGTCCTGACCATCAAGCTGAGGTCCCTGAATGGACTGGTGTGGTTTCAGAAAGTGACTCCAAGTGGCTAGGGACATGTGTATGGCCTTTGGAACATGAAGAGCACAATTCCCCAATTGAAAGAGATCCTATTGGGAGGGGAAGACCAGATTTATGTGGCTGTCGACTTCCAGGTTCTGTTGAATGTGTTAGATTTCATATAGCTGAGAAGAGGATGAAATTGAAGCTTGAACTGGGATTGGTGTTTTACCATTGGAGATTTGATCATATGGGGGAAGAAGTTTCACTTAAGTGGACTGCTGTTGAAGAAAAGAGATTTAAGGATATGGTAATGTCAAATCTTTGGAACCAAGCATTCAAGTCCTTTCCAAGGAAGACAAGGGAAAATTTGGTGAGCTATTACTTCAATGTACTTCTTGTCCAGCGTAGAAGATATCAGAACCGTGTAACCCCAAAAGACGTTGACAGTGATGATGATGAATTAGAGTTTGGATCTTTAAGTGGCGGTTTTGGGCTTGAAGCAATCAAGGTTCCGGGCTCCAATTTTCTGGAGTGTTCTCAGAATAAGCAGTGCACTGATTTTGAATAGACAAAAATGTGGAGTTGGATTTCATCACCGTGATCAGGGCTCTGTTTTGGGCCTTACAAATGAACTACATGAATTTGCCTCtggtaaaaaatttgtaaaacctCATATTTCACAGACACAGCTATACTCTCCCTTGAAATTTTGATGACATAGGATTATCACATTCAAGTATGATGCAATTTTGATGATATGTGCCTGTTGTGGTGGAAGGCTGGAAGCAGGTTTGCTGCGGTATCAGTTTAAAAGGCTTTACTACTGATCTGGATGCTGTGGTATCAGTTTAAAAAGCTTTACTACTGATCTGGATGCTGCATTGTGAATACTTTTGTGTAATACCAGGTAATATCGCTCGGAGCATACCCGTTTCATTAGATAGGGATGAGAGATAGTGGTTCAAAGTGAGGTTGTAGTTTGTTTCTTTACTAAAATGTGCATATGGAGCGCGATATTGTGAATCCTTTATATCATTTTCAAAGTTGTGGTGATAGTTCTTATTTTGATCCCTGCATTTACTTCttgcataatttttaatttcagttattaaaaaaacaaacaaacaacaacaataaccaTCAAGTAATGTAATGTGGTAAAATCTCTAATGATTAAAATAAGAGATCTTGAATTTAATTCCTGTTTACACctaaaactgattggtgtcttagtctgatagtaaagagctatcatcaagagcggacaccataggttgaaaaactttataaaaaaaaaagtaatgtaatATGGAGTTCCAACTTCCGAGAGCTAAGACATcaaggttttgggttttggtttcaTGAAAGTGTTGGTTTTCATCCATAACTCAAGAATAGGAGGCTGAGAACACTATGTTTGGCTAGGCTAATGTTTTGGAGAGCTTATTTGCATAAACAGAAGGTAGAAAATGGCTCAAGTAAGCTAACCAAAAACACAATTAAGGACCTTAAGTCTTACTGACTGTAGAGTGAAGATAGTTTGTTGAGTGGAATTCATTAACGATTCGATAAATCTaagaacacaacaaaaattcataACATTCTCAAATTATTCTACcacctcatatatatataggtccACCACAAtttgcaattaattttttgttttttctataaTAGCCAGTGTGTGAGGTAGTCCTCATGTATATAGGTCCATCACAAtttgcaattaattttttgttttttctataaTAGCCAGTGTGTGAGGTAGTCAACTTATCTGGTAATGTTATGAAATTACTGTGAATTTTTGTTAGCTCTCTCGAAGGattgtaaatattatttgacATGGGTTATTAACTTCTTAGCCATTAAACTTACGGAAGGACAGATCATGCTCACCAAGACCCAACtatgaaatttatattatgGAAATTGTGAAAGCTGAATGGAAGATTGACGTCAATCCCATCGACTACAAGTTGTAGTCTACAACTTGGCTATCATGTTGGAGTTGGAAGTATTGCCTGTTGCTTTCCGCTATAAGCTGCAGTTTCATATTATATTGTGGACGTAAAATAGTTTTTACTTTTAGTCCATGTATGGAAGTAAACAAAGCATCTTTCTAATATCAACCGAATAGTATGCTTACTATGGTAAAAGGTGGATTAGTTGGATTCAATTTGGTCATATTCATATTGCAGAGATTATATAtctttaattaacaaaaaaattacgaATTTGCTTATGATACTTTAGTACCAAAGTTGTCAATCTTTCTATATTTatacaatttattaaattaaaagcATTATAGTAATCTGTaagtgatgatgccgaaaaaattaCCAGTAAGCTATAGGTACTCCTCAAACCAAAGCAACacttgcaaaaagaaaatagaggacctaaaagagagcaccggtgtggtgttggccaaaaaccctccgaaggtcaagttagagtcctatttttttacaatcctagagtgccagagtcgagataattatgcgtaccttgatgctagggtttctggggtatttatattggtgtagggTTATTATTCCTGCCTTGGTCAAGagtctttttccttttaggataatacTTCTTTTTACTCTCCATTCCTTCTTGagctcttttccatataggagtctttttattatgatcaaacgtgtaacgcaagaactccaGGCGTGCACACTTGTGTGAAGATCAAGCAAAGCCACGTCAAACATATCGTGTAGCGTACAATTAAGAATTTATGACAACTAATCATACTGGACGGATACCAAATGTTAGATCCGTCCTATATGTATCCTTGCGGTATCAATCCGTCGACCTCACTAATCCGttcttcttaaagaaagatccgtctcatacttttatcctcttcagttgccccctcactcctTGAATCCGTCGCTGAATACCAGACGGATTCATGGAGTGGCAGTCATCCTTATGGCATCCTATTGAGACATGACGGTCTAGGCTTATTTATGACGAAGGACACGTGGCCAATATTTATGACGAAGGACACGTGGCCCTTATTGATTTACTGTTCTCCTGAAACAAGGTGACCCTTCGCATTCCGTGCCCTTCTTTCTATAAAAGCCtgccttttcttccttcattctcATCCTCCTATAAAAGATTTGCAATCAGAGCGCATCCGTCATTTATATTGTGCACTCGTGTCGTCCTGCTAGGCTATCTGTCACTTCATATCTGCTCGATCTCGATCCGGTATGTGCTTTGAacccttcttcttttcttcttcttttttttttttcttcttttttatatatatgcagTTTCTGTAGATCCGTCAGTGTCTTAAGCTGTACCGTCAtatatgtaggtaatgtctaatGCGTCGAGTAATCAAtcgtttgtccgcgacggggcgggctacgatgagggATTCCTGTCAAGTtaaagagatcctgacacttcaagtgaataAAGGAATATGTCCTCTACCTCTCCTTCCCTAGATGACGAGGGTTTGGAGACTGATAGTTCAGAGTCGTTAAGTGATAACTTAGATGGTGTCGATCCACCCGTTCAATCTGTGATCGGTCCAAACGGTCTTAGAAAGTTTGTCATGTTACCGCTATGGACGGTCAACGATTTTAGGTCCACAATCACAGAGTTCCATTTCAAAACACTTAGGGCCAAGTATCAAATTCCTGACGGCGTCCGTCTCCGTCTTCCCCACAagtctgagaaatgttactacagGGGGGTCGACGGTGTTGGGGTCTATGAGCAAGCACTTAAGGCAGGGCTCAGATTCCCCTTGAGTTCTCTCCACCGTCGACTGCTTCAATATCTTGGCCTATCCATCACTCAGATCTCCCCAAACACCTGGAGAGTTTTCATAGGCGTGGAGTTCTTGTACGGGGCCATGTCCAACGGTGcgcgaaggttgacggtggaagaattcttccactgttactGTCCTACGGAGATCACTAAGTCAAAAGGAATGTACAGTTTCGTAGCTAGGAGCCCGTTGTTAAGGCTTGTCTATGAGACACCCGACTCCAATAAGGACTGGAAGAGTAGATATTTTTTCTTGGAAGGGGACGAATAGATGTGTCGTCTAGGGGACGACACatatatgcccgtcgacacaacatggggcataatgcctccgtcgggtatgcaaTTGCTTTTAGTTCCTGTccatttaaacatttgattttgtttggaagGTTGTCTAACCGTCTTTTTTGtagctcgggaccgtccacaagttacTTTAGAGGAGTGGAGCTTCCTGGAGAGGATTTTCAACAAGACGAAGCTTGAGGAGAGGACGTGGGCTCAACTAGTCACCCTCGACACTCtccattggtattgtgacggtccCGAACCTACTTCTGCCGCCCGTCGCTACGACAGTAGAGTTCGCAAACGTAAGGCTGTCATAAACTCTTTCCGTCTTTTTTACTTGTGCTTTTCTAACACTTCACATCCGTCTTTGATGTGTAGAAATGGACGTTGCCAagagaagagccttcatcaagTAGCAAGCAGTGAAGAAGAAGCAAGAGGTCGGTCAAGCTAAGGGGATAGTTCCATCCGTTCCATCAAAACGGAATCTACCGGAGAAGATGGACCGTCTGCCTAAGAAGCAGAAGACCACCCTAGAGCCCGTCATAGCATTGGAGGCCGAGAAACCACCCGTCAGGCATGGCAAGGGTAAGGGTTTAATGAAGGGTCCAATCCCCACCGGcgagaaaccacccgtcctaCTTCGGGAAGACTCAAGTTATGCCCTGGAAAAACTCTCGTCCATCATGATGGTTGACGATTATGAGGACCTTGGCAACCACGcgacggaggcgatgggagagacgggccTCTTCACTATTGCACAGGTACTTTTTAACCCGTCATCTAGCTTTTGTAACCTTCCTTTTCATCCGTCGTTTACATAGTGTTGTATTTTTGCTTTCAGGCCATGCTAATGATGAAAGGGCTAATaggccgttgtctcaatcacgAGACAACTATGGACCGTTttaggaagaagaataagacgATGGAGGACGAGCTTCACGACCTAAAGACTTGGAAGATCAACATGGATAGGAAGCTTAAGTGCTCGGAGCAGGTTAGAGGTGAGCTGGAGAAGGAGAATGAGCAGTTACGTCACATTCTGAAAGACAAGGAAAAAGAGCTGACGGACACGAAGACTCAACTCCACAATGCAAAAGAAGTTGCGATCCAGGAGTATCGTGACTCCGACCTTCTTTTGGCggagcttgggagctcctttactgacggattcgacgacgccatccgtcaggtCAAGTCTTCGTATCCCGATCTAGACGTGTCTCATGTCTCCATCgacgctcaagggcaaacacttgcgCAATCCGTCCGTTCAGAGAGTACAGACGATGTGCTTGTCGTCACTACTCCAGCTGACGAAGGTCAAACTCTCCCTCCAAGTCAACCAGACGACGATCAAAGGAATGAAAACACTTCCCCAAAGCATCagtagcagtttttttttttttttttttttttttgtatatcaCGGTCAAAACTTTAACCGTTGTAATTTACTTTGTTGAACCGTcgcttcttttttaattttgaacatTTCATCTTATGAAATCTCATTAGCTTATTTGCTTGATTTTTATCCAtcatgtatttttaatttattgttgcaTGTATTGTCTAATCATGTCGCAGGGGTCCGTCCAATTGTGAGTTGAATGTAATGAAGACATCTTTCATTTATGATGTCAGTCCATCTCACAATTGGTATGTTTCTCACTTTAGAGGTCATTCCGTCCATTTTATGGACCGTACTCTATGTGATAATATGATAACAATCGTTGTAGGTTGATCCGTCCACTCTATGgacaatttttatccatttgggtgatccgtccacaaTGTGGCCTTTAATGGAGatccgtccattatgtggacgattttacttttattcattttggATTACCCGTCCATTATATGGACTTAGTAGGGGtccgtccattatgtggacttaactttttatccattttggataatccgtccactgtgtggacttaaTAGGGatctgtccactatgtggattagattttttatccattttagATAACccgtccactatatggacttAGTAGGGGTCCGTCTACTACGTGGACTTTGTAGATTGTTATCCATTTTGGAtaatccgtccactgtgtggacttaaTAGGTGTCCATTATGTGGACTTAGTGtggattcgtccactttgtgggtgTAGTAAAtatttatccattttggataaTCCGTCCAGTATGTGGACTTTGTAGATTTTGAGCACAGTACATTTCATacgttttaaataaaaaactcttCTCATACCGATAGACTATATTGTTCATGGAAAATAAAACTTTGactctaataaataaaaactaactgtttaaaaaaaaaactgaaaaggaGGTAGATGTTGTCTACGCCCCTCgactactggtagtatttcttcaagtgctcaGTGTTCCATGGATGGCTCAGTTTTCTTCCGTCtaacgtctccaagtagtacgttcccttcctatgccatgaaatgattctgtacagtccttcccagttgggacccagttttccttgggaggcatcctttgtagcgcCGAGTACTTTTCGTAAGACCAGATCTTCCACCTAGAAATCCCTGTGCCTGACCTAGAAATCGCGCTAGTCTTTGTGCCGCTGCTGCCCTGACTTTGTCTACAAGGTCGAGTTGTAAACGTAAAGCTTCGTCATTCTTGCTCTCATCGTAGCTGTCCACACGGTAGCTTTCTAATCCTACCTCTGtcggtatgagggcctcagtaccatacgccaacctaaacggtgtctctcctgtcAGTGTCCTCGTcgttgtcctgtatgcccataaaacacttggtagttcgtccggccagataccctttgcccccttgagccgggtcttgataatcttcaacaaggaccggttcgtgacttcaacctgtcTGTTGGCCTGCGGGTGggcgggcgacgagtagtgatttttTATTCCAAGTTCAGAACAAAAGTTTCTGAAGgtgtcgttgtcgaattgtttcCCGTTTTCTGAAACGAGCACCCTCGGAATTCCaaatctgcaaataatacttctccacacaaaGCTATggatgtttttctccgtgatagtagccaaagcatctgcttccacccatttgatGAAGTAGTtaataccaaccaccaagaacttcagttgccTTACTGCTGTtgggaatggacccatgatgtctaatctccattgtgcgaacggccatggagccGTCATTAGATTAAGTTCTTCCGTCGGCTGcctaatgagattgccaaatCGTTGACACTTGTCTAACGTATgtatgggcatccttttgcattgttggccagtagtatcctgttcagagtagcttgtgcactagagaccttaatccagaatggtttccacaaaccccttcatggatctccctcatcacgtagtctacTTCTCCGCGGCtgaggcatcttagatatggtcgggagaatcctcatTTGTATAGAACGTTCTTGATCAAGACGAACCGGGtagctttaaccttcaacttcctcgCGTTTTCTTTGTTATTGGGCAGCTTGCCTTCCTTGAGATACGTCATAATTGGAGCCGTCCAACAATTCTCATtgcttacctcctgcatgctaatgtcatctaataatgatgaaagctggacgaaggacaata
Coding sequences within:
- the LOC142613797 gene encoding AT-rich interactive domain-containing protein 2, encoding MAGWSTLTNGSALDCREIANAYQSNGLYLSNDNNSVKDGVFVGEVDEFHDDYEDKLRTLFDQVLLVFLKDISSKGVFRSFPAMLGDGRSLDLFKLFWGVRKRGGFDRVSKKGLWAYVAEELGLDRRATPSLKLICSKYVNELEKWFKQSCKDRKLGNGQFRCDGDDGDCNLLSLEVETEFRGLLAYTSGKKKKIKSAGLLKLVSEKSGKYIHMDVGKSRFDLSDTKNACRMQAGVGKSCCDDDENIFSYDVNDHVILDSCFSKKEYISRKRKRESLEEMLKWLTQIAKRPDDPSIGVIPEPSKWKEHGGEEFWGQVITAREALLLRRHVNPKTEESLLEKKFKMHPSMYEDSTAPSHQSTERLRCSERLPTLAKCRSCCCCDSGSATQSKFSTHKIELDNGLKEQEHVTVGLPGTSAIDGSPEDHPHEKEVSQGPDHQAEVPEWTGVVSESDSKWLGTCVWPLEHEEHNSPIERDPIGRGRPDLCGCRLPGSVECVRFHIAEKRMKLKLELGLVFYHWRFDHMGEEVSLKWTAVEEKRFKDMVMSNLWNQAFKSFPRKTRENLVSYYFNVLLVQRRRYQNRVTPKDVDSDDDELEFGSLSGGFGLEAIKVPGSNFLECSQNKQCTDFE